Genomic segment of Natronoarchaeum philippinense:
TCGTTGCCGATCAGTTCCGCGAAGGCGCCCTGATAGTCCTGCGGGAGATCCGGATGGTCGGCGATCGCCCGCGCGATGTGGGGCCGGCCGATCCCCTCGTGGGCGTCGACGCCGAGAGCGACGCCAGTCCGGTCCTCGACGGCGTCGACGATCGCCCGCCCGCGCTCGATCCGATCGCGCTGGAGTCGTTCGATCTCCTCGTCAAGAGCGGGCGTCGAGCGCGCGCCGTAGCCCAACAGATCGACGCGCTGGCCGCTGGCGGCCTCGACCCGCAACTCGATCCCGCGGATCACCGTGACGCCGTCGAGCGTCGTCACCGGAGCGTCGAGGGCGGGCTGCAACCGATCGTGGTCGGTAACCGCGACGACATCGACGCCGGCCGATCGGGCAGCCGCCGGAATCGTCTCCGGCGTCAGCGCGCCGTCGGACGCCGTCGTGTGGACGTGGAGATCAGCGTACACCATGCACGTACTCGGCGCCCGCCGGCGCAAAGTCGTTGCGCACGCGGTCGAGGCGATGCCGGTGGTGGGGTGCCGCCGGAGATCGGTTTACTGGTGGGTGCTCGGTGGGGGTTGGGAGTGAAACGCCGTTCGGGCGGGTTCGAACCGCGAGGACTTCGCTTCGCTCGTCCTCTGGGCTCGAACCCGCGTTTCCACTTCGACGGCGTAGCTCCTCGCTACGCTCGTCGCGTTACGCCGTCAGAAGTGGGTTCGGGCGGGTTCGAACCTCGTTCGTTCCCGTTCGCTCGCTGCGCTCGCTCACCTCTCACTCTCTGGTTCGAACCTCCCTCGAGTAAACGATTTGACTGCTCACGTCCGTTCGCAGTCAAAGTCGATGGGTTCGGGCGGGTTCGAACCGCCGATCTCGGCCTTGTAAAGGCCACGTCATAACCAGCTAGACTACGAACCCGACAGTCGAACCGAGAGGATCCGACGAAATAACGCTTTCTCTCTCGGTCGGTAGCCTTACCTCGGGACGCACCTACGATCACGTATGGCAGACACGCGCGCGACAGCGGCAGTCGGAAGCCTCGTCGTCGTCTTGCTGCTCGGCGCGCTGGCGGTGCAGGCGGGCTACGTCCCGACGCCGTGGGCCGACCAGTACGGCGAGGCCACGGTGACGATCGCCGACGAAGACGGCGAACGGCTCGCGGTCGTGCAGGCCGAGGTCGCCGACACGCGCCACGAGCGCTACACCGGGCTGAGCGAACACACCTCGTTAGAGCCCGGTCGCGGAATGTTGTTCGTCTACAATGAGGCGGACGACCGCACCTACGTGATGCGCAACATGTCCTTCGGCATCGACATCGTCTACGTCGACGCCGACAATCGGATCACCGAGATCCACGAGGCCCGCGCACCCGGGCCGAACGAGAACGGCGAGTCGATGCAGTACCCCGGCTACGGCCAGTACGTGCTCGAAGTGCCAAAGGGGTACATGGCCGAGCACAACGTCACCGAGGGCGACCGCATCACGATCGAGTACAACGAGTGACTCAGGCGACCTCGATCGCAACCTCGTTCCGGCGCATGAACGGCGGCGTCCACGGGTCGTCGTAGCGCAACAAGAACGGTTCGCCGATCGCCTCGACGCCGTGTTCGTCCAGCGTGTCGAGCAGATCGCGTTCGATCCGATCGACACGACCCGATGTCGCGTACCACGAGAACGAGCGTACCGCCAGCACGCGCTCGCTCTCGCTGCGTACCGTCACGTCCGGATCCGTCGGCTCGGGCGGCGTCTCGACGCCGTACTCCGGCGGGAGGTAGAACCCCATCGTCATGCCGTCGCCGGACTCTTTGGAGCGGACCGGCGCCGTCATCGGGATCTTCGTCGATTCCGACCGGACCGGCGCCGTCATCTCGATCTCGCTGGCCGTCTCGTTGTCACCCGTGATGTAGTTGAACAGCCGCCGAAACGCGGTCGTTTGGTCCTCAGCGGTCGTCTCGGCGACCGCGATGGGCGGATACCGTCGCAACTCGACGCCGTCGACCATCCGGATGGTCGTCGACGGAACCGGATCGGCGCTTTGTCTCGCGTACAGCCCCCACGCCGTCCACGCGGCCAGCGCCCCGGCGGCGACGGTCGCCAGCGATTTGCGGGTCAGTGCCATACTCTCAGTAGCGCCCGACCAGTCATAAGTCCCGCCGCTGGCTGGGCGTGACGACGCCTGATCGTAACGCATACGCGCCCGCCGACAGCAGGGAGAGACATGGGTGAGCACGTCGACGCGCTCGCGGACCGCGAGGGGTGGCGCGCCGAAGACTTCGCGGCGCGGGTACACTACCAAGGCGCCGGAGACGCCTTCAGCATCGAGTACTACGAGCCGAGCGACTGCGTGCTCTACTGGAAAGTCAAAGACGACGGCGAGACGGCCGTTCCAGTGGGTCGCGACACCGTCCCCGATCCGCTGCGCGAGCGCATTCGTGAGGACCTCGCAGCCGCCGGCATCGACGCCGATGCCGAAGACCGCCGACTCTGAGCGGCGGGACGCCACACTCCAATTTGCGAGGCCCGAGAAACCGGCACCGTTCGGGTCACTCGCAAACGCTTTTAGACGGCTATCCGCTAGAGCGGGGTCATGAGCGGCGTCGATCTCGACGAGGACGATCCCTTCGAGGAGCAGCGGGAGCAGGTCGAGAACCCGATGCGCCGGCTGTTTCGGGTCTACGGCGGAGACTACAAGTTCTCGGCGACCGTCGGGGTTGTCGGCAGCCTGTTCGCCCGCCTGTTGGATCTCGTGCCGCCGATTTTGCTGGGGTTCGCGCTCGACGCCATCTTCGAACAGAACAAGGAGTTCTCGAGCATCTGGTTCGTGCCCGACAGCGTGATCCCGGCCGACCAACAGGGCCAGTTACTCCTCACCGTCGCGCTGATCGCTGGGGCGTTTTTCACCGCCGCGGGCTTTCACTGGGTTCGAAACTGGGGGTTCAACGACTTCGCCCAGAACATCCAGCACGACGTTCGCACCGACACGTACGACAAGATGCAGCGGCTGAACATGGACTTCTTTGCGGACAAACAGACCGGCGAGATGATGTCGATTCTCTCGAACGATGTCAACCGACTGGAGCGCTTTCTCAACGACGGGATGAACTCGATGTTCCGCCTGCTCGTGATGGTCGTGGGCATCGCGGGCGTGCTGTTCATCTACAACTGGCAGCTCGCGCTCGTGGCCCTGCTGCCGGTGCCCCTGATCGGCCTCTTCACCTACAAGTTCATCCAGATCATCCAGCCAAAGTACAAGGAGGTGCGCTCGACCGTCGGCAAGGTCAACTCCCGGCTGGAGAACAATCTCGGCGGGATCACGGTGATCAAGTCCTCGAACACCGAGCCCTACGAGTCCGACCGCGTCGAGGACGTCTCGCAGGACTACTTCGATGCCAACTGGGACGCGATCGGCACCCGGATCAAGTTCTTCCCGGGCTTGCGGATCCTCGCGGGGATCGGCTTCGTCGCGACGTTCCTCGTCGGCGGGCTGTGGGTACTCGCGGGCGAGGGCGGGGAGGCACCGTGGATCTTCACGATCCCGCTGTCGGCCGGCGAGTTCGTTACGTTCATCCTGCTCACCCAGCGCTTTATCTGGCCGATGGCCCAATTCGGACAGATCATCAACATGTACCAGCGCGCTCGGGCCTCCAGCGCTCGCATCTTCGGGCTGATGGACGAACCCGCCCGGATCGAGGAGGACCCCGGCGCCGAGGAGCTGGTCGTCGAGGACGGCTGCGTCGAGTACGACGATGTCACCTTCGGCTACGAGGACGGCGAGACCATCATCGAGGACGTGAGCTTCGACGTCGAGGGCGGCGAGACGCTCGCGCTCGTCGGGCCGACCGGCGCGGGCAAGTCGACGATCCTCAAACTGCTCATGCGGCTGTACGATGTCGATGAGGGCGAGGTCCGAATCGATGGGACGAACGTGCGCGACGTGACGCTGCCCAGCCTCCGGCGCCAAATCGGCTACGTCAGTCAGGACACGTTCCTGTTCTACGGCACCGTCGAGGAGAACATCCGATACGGCGCGTTCGACGCCGATCGCGAGGACGTGATCGAGGCCGCCAGAGCCGCCGAGGCCCACGAGTTCGTCCAGAATCTCCCTGACGGCTACGACACCGAGGTCGGCGAGCGCGGCGTCAAGCTCTCGGGGGGCCAGCGCCAGCGCATCTCGATCGCACGCGCGGTGCTTCGGGACCCCGAGATCCTCGTGCTGGACGAGGCGACCAGCGACGTCGACACCGAGACGGAGATGCTGATCCAGCGCAGCCTCGACAAACTG
This window contains:
- a CDS encoding ABC transporter ATP-binding protein, which produces MSGVDLDEDDPFEEQREQVENPMRRLFRVYGGDYKFSATVGVVGSLFARLLDLVPPILLGFALDAIFEQNKEFSSIWFVPDSVIPADQQGQLLLTVALIAGAFFTAAGFHWVRNWGFNDFAQNIQHDVRTDTYDKMQRLNMDFFADKQTGEMMSILSNDVNRLERFLNDGMNSMFRLLVMVVGIAGVLFIYNWQLALVALLPVPLIGLFTYKFIQIIQPKYKEVRSTVGKVNSRLENNLGGITVIKSSNTEPYESDRVEDVSQDYFDANWDAIGTRIKFFPGLRILAGIGFVATFLVGGLWVLAGEGGEAPWIFTIPLSAGEFVTFILLTQRFIWPMAQFGQIINMYQRARASSARIFGLMDEPARIEEDPGAEELVVEDGCVEYDDVTFGYEDGETIIEDVSFDVEGGETLALVGPTGAGKSTILKLLMRLYDVDEGEVRIDGTNVRDVTLPSLRRQIGYVSQDTFLFYGTVEENIRYGAFDADREDVIEAARAAEAHEFVQNLPDGYDTEVGERGVKLSGGQRQRISIARAVLRDPEILVLDEATSDVDTETEMLIQRSLDKLTEDRTTFSIAHRLSTIKDADEIVVLEGGRIEERGRHEELIDNDGLYAHLWGVQAGEIDELPDEFVERAARRQARTEADGDD
- a CDS encoding PHP domain-containing protein — protein: MVYADLHVHTTASDGALTPETIPAAARSAGVDVVAVTDHDRLQPALDAPVTTLDGVTVIRGIELRVEAASGQRVDLLGYGARSTPALDEEIERLQRDRIERGRAIVDAVEDRTGVALGVDAHEGIGRPHIARAIADHPDLPQDYQGAFAELIGNDCPCYTARTLPTFERGREVLDEACALVGLAHPLRYDDPASALALTSDLDAVERYYPYGEAVDHEPVERSIREHDLVATGGSDAHDEQLGVAGLSEADYQPIEDALKRADES
- a CDS encoding DUF7538 family protein, which codes for MGEHVDALADREGWRAEDFAARVHYQGAGDAFSIEYYEPSDCVLYWKVKDDGETAVPVGRDTVPDPLRERIREDLAAAGIDADAEDRRL
- a CDS encoding SOUL family heme-binding protein; the protein is MALTRKSLATVAAGALAAWTAWGLYARQSADPVPSTTIRMVDGVELRRYPPIAVAETTAEDQTTAFRRLFNYITGDNETASEIEMTAPVRSESTKIPMTAPVRSKESGDGMTMGFYLPPEYGVETPPEPTDPDVTVRSESERVLAVRSFSWYATSGRVDRIERDLLDTLDEHGVEAIGEPFLLRYDDPWTPPFMRRNEVAIEVA
- a CDS encoding DUF192 domain-containing protein, with amino-acid sequence MADTRATAAVGSLVVVLLLGALAVQAGYVPTPWADQYGEATVTIADEDGERLAVVQAEVADTRHERYTGLSEHTSLEPGRGMLFVYNEADDRTYVMRNMSFGIDIVYVDADNRITEIHEARAPGPNENGESMQYPGYGQYVLEVPKGYMAEHNVTEGDRITIEYNE